The DNA window AAAATGAAATAAAAAAGGAAATGGATAATATCGATTTATAAAATTCATACTCCATTTTAGATAAGAGGAGGTTATATTAGATGGCAATAATTAATTGTAGAAATTTAACTAAAAAATACACTAATAAGCTAGCACTAGATGATGTATCTTTTTCAATAGATGAAAATAGGATTATAGGATTAATAGGTAGAAATGGTGCTGGTAAATCCACATTATTGAAAACATGTGCTGGTTATATAAGACCCACAAGTGGTGATATCACTCTATGGGATGAACCTATTTTCAATAACATGAATGTACTTTCACGTCTAATCTTCATTAATGAAGATATGAGATTCCATCATTCATTGAAGCTAAAGGATATAATAAAATTATCAAAAATCTACTATGCAAACTGGGATAACGAACTAGCTACAAAACTATTTAATTACTTTAATCTTGATATAAAACTAAAATATGCAAAGCTTTCTACAGGTATGAAATCTCAATTTAATTTTATTATGGGAATCTGTAGTCGTATGTCCTTAACCCTATTCGATGAGCCTACTTTAGGTCTTGACGCTGCTGTTAGAAAAGAATTTTATAATATATTGTTAAAAGATTTTATGGACAATCCAAGAACTATTATAATTTCAAGTCATATGTTACATGAACTGGAAAATTTATTAGAAGAAATAATAATAATCAAGAACGGAAAATTTTTAATGCAAGAACCTATTGATGTTATTCAAAATTATAGTGTAAGTTTAAATGGTGCAAGAAAAGTTATTATACCTTTTATAGAATCTCATAAAACTTTATTTGAAAATGAATTAGGTGATAGTATTACAGCAGGTATAGAAAACAACTTAACCAAAAAAGATATATATTATCTAAATGAAAACAATGTTGAAATCAATAAGATTAGTTCAGAAGATACTTGTGTATACTTAACAAGTAATACGAAGGAAGGTGAGATTTATGACATCATCAGTTAAGCGTTCTTTAACTGGAATTTTATATAATCTATTGATGGATTTTAAAACTAACGCTAAAATAGGGATTATAATCAGTTTTGCTATTGGTATATTAATTAATGGAACACTTTTCACTCATCTAAATACAAATAATGAAGTTTATCAATGTACGAATATCGGATTTCTTCAACAAGGTTTTATATTTATGACTGTTGTATTTAGTATTGGCATATTTATATCTTGTAGCAAACAAGTATTTAATAGAAAATTTGTTTTTCCACTTAATAGAAAGATATATGCTCTGGGTAATTTTTTCTTTATAGTAATCGGTTCATATATCGCAATGATAATTATATGTGCTCTAGAAATTATTGAATTTGTTTTTAGTATGATTTGTAGTAGCGTAACTAAAGTATATTATTTTATACCCACTGTTAGTCCCAAATCATTTTTATCAGGATTTATTATCTTATTTTCTTTAATGGCATGTATTGTATCGCTTGTATATTTGATATCAGTCTTTTTCTATAAATTCAAAATAACAACATGCATAATAATATCCATACTTATTTTTGGCTATTTCAATATAACAAGTATAAATGTATTTTTCATAAATATTAGTACGTTTTACTTTAATGATACATCAGTATTATTTATATTAATAAAATTTTGGATATCTACTATAGTTTTTCAGTTAATCGCCTATACTCCAATAAAATTTAGGGAGGTAGAAAAATGAAGAAAAAAATTTTAGGCCTATTCTTAATATCATTAATAATATTAGGAACATTAACAGGACTTATATCAATCGCTAGTGATGATTTGAAAACCTCTAAAGGGAAGTATGAAATTAATAATGAAAAACCACTATATATTAATAATAATAATTGTAATTGTAAATTGGTTGAATGGAATAAAGACTATGTAGAAATATATTCTACCTTTTTGTTCAATTCTTTATATAAAGACAAGCCTTATGATATTAGCTATGAAAACAATCAGTTAGAATTCAAAAAAACACCTATCAATCAAATTATTATATTTAACGTACCAGATATGTACATAATAAGAAACCTACAAAAAGATAATTCTAGTGACATACTTTATAATGAATCAGATTTCACGATCTATTATCCACAAGGAACTAAAATACAGAATTTAGATTAGAAGATAATAGTAACCTGAATAAATCAAGTATTTTAAAAAGCTCAATAGATCTAGAGAAATATCTTTCTATGATAGAAATATATAATATAAATAAAAGCTGTATTACAATATTTTAATACGTAGACCAATAAATCCAGTATCCTAATTATTATGATACAGCTTAGCTTTTTTTCTTTTCAACTTTTACATACTTAATTTTAAATTTATCATAACCCTAACTTATTCAACAACCGTTTCTTAGGAATCCCCTCTTTATCCCACCTTCTACTCTTATAATATTTTTTCTTAAGAGCTTCAAGAGGTACTTTAGATTTAACATTATCCTTTTCTTGTGGAACATCTGTTAATCTTTCTGGCAAACTATCATCATCAGGCTTCCATCCTAATTTTATATTCATTAATTTTTCAAGATTATATCCTCTCTCACCAATTGTTTTATATCTTCCAAAATCCATTTTCATTCCCGTTACTAATTCAACACCTTTTATATGTGGTATCATAGGAACTTTAATAGCCATGTGT is part of the Vallitalea longa genome and encodes:
- a CDS encoding ATP-binding cassette domain-containing protein; the encoded protein is MAIINCRNLTKKYTNKLALDDVSFSIDENRIIGLIGRNGAGKSTLLKTCAGYIRPTSGDITLWDEPIFNNMNVLSRLIFINEDMRFHHSLKLKDIIKLSKIYYANWDNELATKLFNYFNLDIKLKYAKLSTGMKSQFNFIMGICSRMSLTLFDEPTLGLDAAVRKEFYNILLKDFMDNPRTIIISSHMLHELENLLEEIIIIKNGKFLMQEPIDVIQNYSVSLNGARKVIIPFIESHKTLFENELGDSITAGIENNLTKKDIYYLNENNVEINKISSEDTCVYLTSNTKEGEIYDIIS